The Bacillus alveayuensis genome has a window encoding:
- a CDS encoding AcrR family transcriptional regulator (product_source=COG1309; cath_funfam=1.10.10.60,1.10.357.10; cog=COG1309; pfam=PF00440; smart=SM01408; superfamily=46689,48498): MKEKIIKTSIELFDEKGFKETSIQEIVETIGVTKGTFYYYYNSKEELLKDICISYIEELLKQQKQILENPNTDCITKLHEIVYMLITNIKSQRRSARIFFREMRHLNDQHLKEIKAKRNQFRKNYQKLIEIGMEKQQFKNHLPPDMLTFAILGITNWSYYWFHPEGEVSEEQLAKIYVDFILNGIQFVDQ, translated from the coding sequence ATGAAAGAAAAAATTATCAAAACAAGCATTGAACTTTTTGACGAAAAAGGTTTTAAAGAAACATCTATACAAGAAATTGTTGAAACAATCGGGGTAACAAAAGGAACTTTTTATTATTATTACAATAGTAAAGAGGAGTTGTTAAAAGATATTTGCATAAGTTATATTGAAGAACTTTTAAAGCAACAAAAACAAATCTTAGAAAATCCAAATACGGACTGTATAACTAAATTACACGAAATTGTTTATATGCTCATTACAAATATTAAGTCTCAACGGAGAAGCGCTAGAATTTTTTTCCGAGAAATGCGTCATTTAAATGATCAGCATTTAAAAGAAATTAAGGCGAAACGAAATCAATTTCGAAAAAATTATCAAAAATTAATCGAAATTGGAATGGAAAAACAACAGTTTAAAAATCATTTGCCACCAGATATGTTGACCTTTGCCATTTTAGGAATTACAAACTGGAGTTATTATTGGTTTCATCCAGAGGGCGAGGTATCGGAAGAGCAGCTTGCAAAAATTTATGTAGATTTCATTTTAAACGGAATTCAATTCGTCGATCAATAA
- a CDS encoding acetyl-CoA C-acetyltransferase (product_source=KO:K00626; cath_funfam=3.40.47.10; cog=COG0183; ko=KO:K00626; pfam=PF00108,PF02803; superfamily=53901; tigrfam=TIGR01930) translates to MKRDAVIVSAVRTAIGKQGSALATVPAHVFGAEVIKEAIKRAKIRPEMINDVIFGNVLSGGGNIARLTALQTGLSIEIPGMTVDRQCGSGINAVNLAAQAIRSGDGDIYIAGGTESMSRAPYLMDRPEKPYSSIHPRFRKSQLSPKEIGDPPMGITAENLVKKYGISREEQDEFALRSQQKMAAAMREGRFDQQIVPIHIPVKKGDPIVFQTDEHPRPETSMEALSKLKPAFLEGGSVTAGNSSGLNDAASALVVMAREKAEELGITPLAVIREYAVAGVDPNIMGIGPVPATKKVLEKSGLSLEDMDLIEINEAFAAQVIACDRELNMNPDKVNVNGGAIAHGHPLGATGAILITKSVYELQRSGGRYALITACIGGGQGIATIIERE, encoded by the coding sequence TTGAAAAGAGATGCTGTGATCGTTTCGGCAGTTCGTACAGCCATTGGAAAACAAGGGAGTGCACTTGCCACAGTTCCAGCACACGTATTTGGAGCTGAAGTGATCAAAGAAGCGATCAAACGGGCAAAAATCCGCCCCGAAATGATCAATGATGTCATTTTTGGAAATGTTTTAAGTGGTGGTGGGAATATTGCTCGATTAACAGCTTTGCAAACAGGTTTATCGATTGAAATTCCAGGAATGACCGTTGACCGGCAATGCGGATCAGGGATTAATGCTGTAAATCTTGCTGCTCAAGCCATCCGATCTGGAGATGGCGATATTTATATTGCTGGTGGAACCGAGAGCATGAGCCGCGCCCCGTATTTAATGGATCGTCCAGAAAAACCATATAGTTCAATACATCCACGTTTCCGTAAATCACAATTGTCGCCTAAAGAAATAGGCGATCCACCGATGGGAATCACAGCAGAAAATCTTGTGAAAAAATATGGAATCAGTCGTGAAGAACAAGATGAATTTGCACTTAGAAGCCAGCAAAAAATGGCTGCAGCCATGAGGGAAGGGCGGTTTGATCAACAAATTGTACCCATCCACATTCCTGTTAAAAAAGGTGATCCAATCGTTTTTCAAACGGACGAACATCCTCGTCCAGAAACATCAATGGAAGCTTTATCAAAGCTAAAACCTGCTTTTCTTGAAGGTGGATCGGTTACAGCAGGTAATAGCTCTGGTTTAAATGATGCCGCATCAGCTTTGGTTGTCATGGCAAGAGAAAAGGCAGAAGAATTAGGAATCACTCCACTAGCTGTCATTCGTGAATATGCTGTAGCTGGAGTGGACCCAAACATTATGGGGATTGGACCTGTTCCAGCAACCAAAAAAGTGTTGGAAAAATCCGGGCTTTCTTTAGAAGATATGGATCTTATTGAAATCAATGAAGCGTTTGCTGCGCAAGTGATCGCCTGTGACAGAGAGTTAAATATGAATCCAGATAAAGTAAATGTTAACGGTGGTGCAATTGCTCATGGACATCCCCTTGGTGCCACAGGTGCCATTTTAATAACAAAGTCGGTCTATGAATTACAACGTTCTGGGGGAAGATATGCCTTAATTACAGCATGTATCGGGGGAGGACAAGGAATTGCTACGATTATTGAACGTGAGTAG
- a CDS encoding 2-dehydropantoate 2-reductase (product_source=KO:K00077; cath_funfam=1.10.1040.10,3.40.50.720; cog=COG1893; ko=KO:K00077; pfam=PF02558,PF08546; superfamily=48179,51735; tigrfam=TIGR00745) encodes MKIGVVGTGAVGGYFGGLLQRDGNEVVFLARGRNFEVMKKDGLLIISEKESFKVHQYFTDQLSYFRDVDLALICLKSNTTKEVAEKLLPILKKDAWLLTLQNGVDNEEVLSDIFGANRVISAAVYIQASVLKEGVVKQIGRPPRLVIGAVDVRNQDVAEEIASLFNKANIQTFVSEHIMEVKWKKLLWNVTFNPLSALLKISVGNILEHPQLYQTAQTICKEAISVAQQVGMKIDDNFTKEILERGNFAKDHKTSMLQDRLRGKRMEIESICGHIVKKGKEFQVETPVLETIYRLLKYIDSSTS; translated from the coding sequence ATGAAAATTGGAGTCGTAGGAACTGGAGCTGTTGGTGGGTATTTTGGCGGTCTCCTTCAGAGAGATGGGAATGAAGTTGTTTTTTTAGCAAGGGGAAGGAATTTTGAGGTCATGAAGAAAGACGGTTTATTAATTATTAGTGAAAAGGAGAGCTTTAAAGTTCATCAATATTTTACCGATCAACTTAGTTATTTTAGAGATGTTGACCTTGCCCTTATTTGTTTAAAATCAAACACCACAAAAGAAGTGGCAGAAAAGCTCCTGCCTATTTTAAAAAAAGATGCTTGGCTTTTAACGTTGCAAAATGGAGTAGACAATGAAGAAGTATTATCCGACATTTTTGGAGCAAATCGAGTTATATCCGCTGCTGTTTATATTCAAGCCTCGGTTTTGAAAGAAGGGGTTGTTAAGCAAATTGGCCGGCCGCCACGTCTCGTCATTGGTGCAGTTGATGTAAGGAATCAAGACGTGGCGGAGGAAATTGCTTCTCTTTTCAATAAGGCTAACATTCAAACGTTTGTTTCTGAACACATTATGGAGGTGAAATGGAAAAAACTGCTTTGGAATGTTACCTTTAACCCACTTTCCGCTCTGCTAAAAATAAGTGTCGGTAATATATTAGAACATCCACAATTGTATCAAACGGCACAAACGATTTGCAAAGAAGCGATTTCTGTCGCTCAACAGGTTGGTATGAAAATAGACGATAACTTTACTAAAGAAATATTAGAACGTGGGAATTTTGCCAAAGATCATAAAACATCGATGCTGCAAGATCGATTACGAGGGAAAAGGATGGAAATTGAATCGATTTGTGGTCATATAGTCAAAAAAGGAAAGGAATTTCAAGTAGAAACTCCAGTACTTGAAACGATTTATCGTCTATTAAAATATATCGATTCATCTACCTCTTGA